In a single window of the Coffea eugenioides isolate CCC68of chromosome 3, Ceug_1.0, whole genome shotgun sequence genome:
- the LOC113765985 gene encoding uncharacterized protein LOC113765985, giving the protein MSCDANIRKHQWKVLTVRQQLWGDKWLLAGDFNDILSNEEKWGGRARDDRSFKDFNSFIEHNSLVDLGFTDHSMLLIDNWPRVEKRKSRFFFNKIWLKREDINQVVEQAWKQPVEGNSMYRITRQVANCRVALLKWKNNFTGNSLLRIIQVKLQIKEIKDSKDSGGKDKIVDLKKQLKEAYSKEEQYWAQKARIDWLREGDKNTKFFHACVKGRRRKNRMLNIQKEDGTWTKSEEEFGKEVADYYRVLFSSSGSEGIAEILYGIPPTITTEMNATLTREVDGMKIKSALFSMNPNKAPGQDGFSNLLKQAEGDKRISGMKIRRIGPSMTHLFFTDDSLMFCKAEREKARELIQILRKYEKGSGQSINLEKSSVFFSSNVSHQRKGEVTQSLGTIQVTTQGKYLGLPMVITRSKQQVFGYIKGSISRRMNSWKNKLLSQGGKEVLLKAVSMAMPGRLAKEKKEEGLGFKDLQNLNKALLAKQNCNIRRVDVLIGGFRWRKPLVLRAFNRKDANEILDIPISISGREDNNYWLHSGNGIYMVNSGYKALSRETTQHRGKKADEAETSLANSNGKQWKWLWKLKVKSKIKPSFGGV; this is encoded by the exons ATGAGCTGTGATGCTAATATTAGAAAACATCAGTGGAAAGTCTTGACTGTGAGACAACAATTGTGGGGTGATAAATGGCTATTAGCAGGTGATTTCAATGACATTCTGTCTAATGAAGAGAAGTGGGGAGGGAGAGCAAGGGATGATAGAAGTTTCAAGGATTTTAACAGTTTTATTGAGCATAACAGCCTTGTGGACCTAGGATTTACTG ACCATAGCATGCTGCTTATAGACAATTGGCCTAGAGTAGAAAAACGAAAGTCaagatttttctttaataagaTATGGCTCAAAAGGGAAGACATTAATCAAGTGGTTGAGCAAGCTTGGAAACAACCAGTTGAAGGAAATAGTATGTATAGGATTACAAGACAGGTTGCTAATTGCAGAGTGGCTCTACTCAAATGGAAAAACAACTTCACAGGAAACTCTTTGCTAAGAATCATTCAGGTGAAGCTTCAGATTAAGGAGATCAAGGACTCTAAGGACTCAGGAGGTAAGGATAAGATTGTAGATTTGAAGAAACAATTGAAAGAGGCTTACTCTAAAGAAGAGCAGTATTGGGCTCAGAAAGCAAGGATTGATTGGCTGAGAGAAGGGGATAAGAACACCAAATTTTTTCATGCTTGTGTGaagggaagaagaaggaaaaacagAATGCTTAACATTCAAAAGGAGGATGGGACTTGGACAAAAAGTGAGGAGGAGTTTGGAAAGGAAGTAGCTGACTACTATAGAGTCCTTTTCTCTAGCTCTGGGAGTGAGGGTATAGCAGAGATTCTTTATGGTATACCCCCTACTATCACTACTGAGATGAATGCAACGTTAACTAGAGAGGTAGATGGGATGAAAATTAAATCAGCTCTTTTTTCCATGAATCCTAATAAGGCACCAGGTCAAGATG GGTTCTCCAATTTATTGAAGCAGGCTGAGGGAGATAAAAGGATCTCAGGGATGAAGATAAGAAGGATTGGACCAAGCATGactcatttattttttactgaTGATTCATTGATGTTCTGTAAAGCTGAAAGAGAGAAAGCCAGGGAACTCATTCAAATTTTGAGGAAGTATGAGAAGGGGTCTGGTCAATCTATCAACCTGGAAAAGTCCTCAGTGTTCTTCAGTAGCAATGTGAGTCATCAGAGGAAAGGGGAAGTGACACAAAGCCTAGGCACAATTCAGGTGACTACTCAAGGAAAATATCTGGGGCTCCCTATGGTGATAACAAGATCTAAGCAGCAAGTATTTGGCTACATTAAGGGCAGTATCAGTAGAAGAATGAATAGCTGGAAGAACAAGTTGCTCAGCCAAGGAGGGAAAGAAGTATTATTGAAGGCAGTTTCCATGGCAATGCCA GGGAGATTGGctaaagagaaaaaagaggaagGTTTGGGATTCAAGGATTTGCAGAACCTCAACAAAGCCTTGCTGGCTAAACAG AATTGCAACATCAGAAGAGTAGATGTGCTGATCGGTGGGTTTAGATGGAGAAAACCATTGGTACTTAGAGCCTTCAACAGGAAGGATGCTAACGAAATCCTAGATATTCCTATAAGTATCTCAGGAAGGGAAGACAATAATTACTGGTTACATAGTGGCAATGGCATCTATATGGTCAATTCTGGATACAAGGCATTGAGTAGAGAAACAACTCAACATAGAGGAAAAAAAGCTGATGAGGCAGAAACGAGCTTAGCAAACTCCAATGGAAAGCAATGGAAGTGGTTGTGGAAGCTGAAAGTCAAAAGCAAGATAAAACCTTCATTTGGAGGAGTCTAA